The following proteins are co-located in the Agromyces laixinhei genome:
- a CDS encoding 1,4-dihydroxy-2-naphthoate polyprenyltransferase: MAGAKPRRTNPGPDAKSRGRSGNPEKAARGAAPAARDRVTAADWLAGARLRTLPLAIAPVALGTGAGVVAIPDGAWHPGRALLALVVALALQIGVNFANDYSDGVRGTDDHRVGPARLTGSGAAKPRQVLAAALSFFALAAIAGLALTVVTGQWWLLAVGAVAIVAAWFYTGGKRPYGYYGLGELFVFVFFGLVATAGSAFVQALTVNFEAWLGGAGVGLIACAVLMANNLRDVVQDRAAGKRTLAVLVGPVAGRILFSVFMLVPFVIAAFFALFYPPAWLVMFALLAALPACLIVITAKTPRELIIALQLASLTALAYGVGLGAAFAF, translated from the coding sequence GTGGCAGGAGCGAAACCCCGACGTACGAATCCCGGCCCCGACGCGAAGTCCCGTGGCCGCAGCGGCAACCCCGAGAAGGCCGCCCGCGGCGCTGCGCCGGCTGCGCGCGATCGCGTGACCGCCGCCGACTGGCTCGCCGGCGCGCGCCTGCGCACCCTGCCGCTCGCCATCGCGCCGGTCGCCCTCGGCACGGGGGCGGGTGTCGTCGCGATCCCCGACGGGGCGTGGCATCCGGGTCGTGCGCTGCTCGCCCTCGTCGTCGCGCTCGCGCTGCAGATCGGCGTCAACTTCGCCAACGATTACTCCGACGGGGTGCGCGGCACCGACGACCACCGGGTCGGGCCGGCGCGCCTGACCGGCTCGGGTGCTGCGAAGCCCCGGCAGGTGCTCGCCGCCGCACTGAGCTTCTTCGCGCTCGCGGCCATCGCCGGACTCGCGCTCACCGTCGTGACGGGGCAGTGGTGGCTGCTCGCGGTCGGCGCGGTCGCGATCGTCGCCGCGTGGTTCTACACCGGCGGCAAGCGCCCCTACGGCTACTACGGCCTCGGTGAGCTCTTCGTCTTCGTGTTCTTCGGGCTCGTCGCGACGGCCGGCTCCGCGTTCGTGCAGGCGCTCACCGTGAACTTCGAGGCCTGGCTCGGCGGGGCCGGCGTCGGCCTCATCGCCTGCGCGGTGCTCATGGCCAACAACCTGCGCGATGTCGTGCAGGACCGGGCGGCGGGCAAGCGCACCCTCGCCGTGCTCGTCGGGCCGGTCGCGGGGCGCATCCTCTTCTCGGTCTTCATGCTCGTGCCGTTCGTGATCGCCGCCTTCTTCGCGCTGTTCTACCCGCCGGCGTGGCTCGTCATGTTCGCGCTGCTCGCGGCGCTGCCCGCCTGCCTGATCGTGATCACGGCGAAGACTCCGCGCGAGCTGATCATCGCCCTGCAGCTCGCGAGCCTCACGGCACTCGCCTACGGCGTCGGGCTCGGGGCGGCATTCGCGTTCTGA
- a CDS encoding AMP-binding protein: MKPLRQVSAADVAELTAALSDALAGGDAVWPVPGAGGPGPIVTEVDDEVALVIETSGSTEAPKRVTLSADALIASADATADRLDGPGRWLLALPGHYVAGAQVLVRSILAGTSPVLPQDGPFTPEGFAAASARLTADTPRYTSLVPVQLARILDRAEHDAFVAAALVGYDALLVGGQALAPALATRAHELGARIVRTYGSSETAGGCVYDRRPLDGVGVRIVDGLVELSGPMLASGYLDDAERTAAAFTTDARGHRWYRTGDLGELAPDGSLRINGRADDVIISGGVKVVLGEVERAIRAVSGLAEAVVVAVDDARWGQRPVVVVTGAASSVTLAALGAATDASGLAPAARPVRIAVVDSMPLLASGKPDRRRLSQGLLDSGAN, from the coding sequence GTGAAACCGCTCAGGCAGGTTTCGGCAGCGGATGTCGCAGAGCTGACCGCAGCCCTCAGCGACGCACTCGCCGGCGGCGATGCCGTGTGGCCGGTGCCGGGCGCGGGGGGCCCCGGGCCGATCGTCACGGAAGTGGATGACGAGGTCGCTCTCGTCATCGAGACGAGCGGTTCGACGGAGGCTCCGAAGCGCGTGACGCTCTCGGCCGACGCGCTCATCGCGAGCGCCGACGCGACGGCCGACCGGCTCGACGGCCCCGGTCGGTGGCTGCTCGCCCTTCCGGGGCACTATGTCGCCGGCGCGCAGGTGCTCGTGCGATCGATCCTCGCCGGAACCTCGCCGGTGCTGCCGCAAGACGGGCCGTTCACGCCCGAGGGGTTCGCCGCGGCATCCGCTCGCCTGACGGCCGACACGCCGCGCTACACCTCGCTCGTTCCGGTGCAGCTCGCGCGCATCCTCGACCGGGCCGAGCACGACGCGTTCGTGGCCGCTGCGCTCGTGGGGTACGACGCGCTGCTCGTCGGCGGGCAGGCCCTCGCCCCGGCCCTCGCCACTCGGGCGCACGAACTCGGCGCGCGCATCGTGCGCACCTACGGATCGAGCGAGACCGCCGGCGGATGCGTCTACGACCGCCGCCCGCTCGACGGCGTCGGCGTTCGCATCGTCGACGGGCTCGTCGAACTCTCGGGCCCGATGCTCGCGAGCGGCTACCTCGACGACGCCGAGCGCACGGCGGCGGCGTTCACGACCGACGCACGCGGCCACCGCTGGTATCGCACGGGCGACCTCGGTGAACTCGCACCCGACGGCTCGCTCCGCATCAACGGACGCGCCGACGACGTCATCATCTCGGGCGGAGTGAAGGTCGTCCTCGGCGAGGTCGAACGCGCGATCCGCGCGGTGTCGGGCCTCGCCGAGGCCGTCGTCGTCGCGGTCGACGACGCCCGGTGGGGTCAGCGCCCAGTTGTCGTGGTGACAGGCGCCGCGTCATCCGTCACCCTGGCAGCGCTGGGGGCGGCGACGGATGCTTCGGGGCTCGCGCCCGCCGCACGGCCCGTGCGCATCGCGGTCGTCGACTCGATGCCGCTGCTCGCCTCGGGCAAGCCCGACCGGCGGCGCCTCTCGCAAGGGCTCCTCGACAGCGGCGCGAACTAG
- a CDS encoding 1,4-dihydroxy-2-naphthoyl-CoA synthase has product MSAEVSELFDASEWTDAASAVAGDTGLTDITYHHSNDGRIARIAFDRPEVRNAFRPHTVDELYRALEDARTNPRIGVVLLTGNGPSAKDGGWAFCSGGDQRIRGRDGYKYSDAETAIVDGAGGTVDPHGHAAVGRLHILEVQRLIRFMPKVVIAVVPGWAAGGGHSLHVVCDLTIASREHGRFKQTDADVGSFDAGYGSAYFARQIGQKFAREVFFLAEEYSAERAFEMGAVNRVVAHAELEREAIAMARTILTKSPTAIRMLKFAFNAVDDGMVGQQVFAGEATRLAYGTDEAVEGRDAFLGKRDPDWGPYPWHY; this is encoded by the coding sequence ATGAGCGCCGAGGTGTCTGAACTGTTCGATGCGAGCGAGTGGACCGACGCGGCATCCGCTGTCGCCGGTGACACGGGGCTCACCGACATCACCTACCACCATTCGAACGACGGGCGCATCGCGCGCATCGCATTCGACCGGCCAGAGGTGCGCAACGCCTTTCGCCCGCACACCGTCGACGAGTTGTACCGCGCCCTCGAAGACGCGCGCACGAACCCGCGCATCGGAGTGGTGCTGTTAACCGGCAACGGGCCGAGCGCGAAAGACGGCGGCTGGGCGTTCTGCTCAGGCGGCGACCAGCGCATCCGCGGGCGCGACGGCTACAAGTACTCCGACGCAGAGACGGCGATCGTCGACGGCGCAGGCGGCACCGTCGACCCGCACGGGCACGCGGCCGTCGGACGCCTGCACATCCTCGAGGTGCAGCGGCTCATCCGCTTCATGCCGAAGGTGGTCATCGCGGTCGTGCCCGGTTGGGCGGCGGGCGGCGGCCATTCGCTGCACGTGGTCTGCGACCTGACGATCGCCTCGCGCGAGCACGGGCGCTTCAAGCAGACGGACGCCGATGTCGGGTCGTTCGATGCCGGCTACGGCTCGGCCTACTTCGCGCGTCAGATCGGGCAGAAGTTCGCCCGCGAGGTGTTCTTCCTCGCTGAGGAGTACTCGGCCGAGCGCGCCTTCGAGATGGGCGCGGTGAACCGGGTCGTCGCGCACGCCGAGCTCGAGCGCGAGGCGATCGCGATGGCCAGAACCATCCTGACCAAGTCCCCCACCGCGATCCGCATGCTGAAGTTCGCGTTCAACGCCGTCGACGACGGAATGGTCGGCCAGCAGGTCTTCGCGGGCGAGGCGACGCGCCTCGCCTACGGCACCGACGAGGCCGTCGAGGGGCGCGACGCATTCCTCGGCAAGCGCGACCCCGACTGGGGCCCCTACCCGTGGCACTACTGA
- a CDS encoding o-succinylbenzoate synthase, producing MPPLAELLATARVVALPLVTRFRGIDVREAVLFEGPEGWTEFSPFVEYDDHEASAWLAAAIDYGWNASPPALRDRVPVNATVPAVDPDSVAAVLARFAGCRTAKVKVAGGDETLAQDVARVRAVREALGPEGRIRVDANGGWNVDEAEHAIHELAPFDLEYVEQPCASVEELAEIRRRTKYMGIPIAADESVRRADDPLAVAEAGAADLLVVKAQPLGGIHRALELIGRTGLPVVVSSALDTSVGLAMGARLAASVPELDYDCGLGTASLLAADVTQTPLVPEDGSIAVRRVRPDAELLDRYAVDPERTEWWLERIGRVHAVLTEAATAIE from the coding sequence ATGCCCCCGCTCGCCGAGCTGCTCGCCACTGCGCGGGTGGTGGCGCTGCCGCTCGTGACCCGGTTCCGCGGCATCGACGTGCGCGAGGCCGTGCTCTTCGAGGGGCCAGAGGGCTGGACGGAGTTCTCGCCGTTCGTCGAATACGACGACCACGAGGCATCCGCCTGGCTCGCTGCGGCCATCGACTACGGCTGGAACGCGTCGCCGCCCGCGCTGCGCGACCGGGTTCCGGTCAACGCGACCGTACCCGCCGTCGACCCCGACAGCGTCGCCGCGGTGCTCGCGCGGTTCGCCGGATGCCGCACGGCGAAGGTGAAGGTCGCGGGCGGCGACGAGACCCTCGCACAGGATGTCGCCCGCGTGCGCGCCGTGCGCGAGGCGCTCGGCCCCGAGGGGCGCATCAGGGTCGACGCCAACGGCGGCTGGAACGTCGACGAGGCCGAGCACGCGATCCACGAACTCGCGCCGTTCGATCTCGAGTACGTCGAGCAGCCGTGCGCGAGCGTCGAAGAGCTCGCCGAGATCCGCCGGCGCACGAAGTACATGGGCATCCCGATCGCCGCCGACGAGAGCGTACGCCGCGCCGACGATCCGCTCGCGGTCGCCGAGGCGGGCGCCGCCGATCTGCTCGTGGTCAAGGCGCAGCCGCTCGGCGGCATCCATCGTGCCCTCGAGCTGATCGGCCGCACCGGTCTGCCCGTCGTCGTCTCGAGCGCTCTCGACACGAGCGTGGGCCTCGCGATGGGCGCCCGCCTTGCGGCATCCGTGCCCGAACTCGATTACGACTGCGGACTGGGTACGGCGTCGTTGCTGGCGGCGGATGTCACGCAGACACCGCTCGTGCCGGAGGACGGGTCGATCGCGGTGCGCCGGGTGCGCCCCGACGCCGAGCTGCTCGACCGTTACGCGGTCGACCCTGAGCGCACGGAGTGGTGGCTCGAGCGGATCGGGCGGGTGCACGCGGTGCTCACGGAGGCCGCCACGGCGATCGAGTAG
- a CDS encoding acyltransferase family protein, with protein MGTTRRIHALDGIRGVAALVVVFYHLTLVAQPFIDPVSWAWLTQSPLKILTIGTESVLVFFVLSGLVVALPTLRDGFSWLAYYPHRLLRLYLPVIASLVLAAVLIAVFPRDPAAVAEGSWLRDAQASEVSLGRFLLEGSLYPASYDINNVLWSLRWEVIFSLALPAFVGLALALRKHGVALAAACCGLTVLGRVLQIDALVYLPVFMLGTVMALNLERILEWSARVQRPWLWPALAALAGLLMIASQLAQPLFGAESLGNELLWGLAGIGAAIVILLGIAWPRLRAKLESRPIQWLGRISFSLYLVHAPILGTLGFLFGDGFWWAVGPVGVPLSLAVAALFHRWVESPTQRLSRFVGRGVARAAAPARPRTTEQPERSSRERQYT; from the coding sequence ATGGGCACTACGAGGAGGATCCACGCGCTCGACGGCATCCGCGGCGTCGCCGCGCTGGTCGTCGTGTTCTACCACCTCACGCTGGTGGCCCAGCCGTTCATCGATCCCGTCTCGTGGGCGTGGCTCACGCAGAGCCCGCTGAAGATCCTGACCATCGGCACCGAATCGGTGCTCGTGTTCTTCGTGCTCTCCGGGCTCGTCGTCGCGCTGCCGACCCTTCGCGACGGCTTCTCATGGCTTGCCTACTACCCCCACCGATTGCTGCGGCTCTACCTGCCGGTCATCGCCTCGCTCGTGCTCGCCGCAGTGCTGATCGCCGTGTTCCCGCGCGACCCGGCAGCGGTGGCGGAAGGTTCGTGGTTGCGCGACGCCCAGGCGAGCGAGGTGTCGCTCGGCAGGTTCCTGCTCGAGGGTTCGCTCTACCCGGCCTCGTACGACATCAACAACGTGCTGTGGTCGCTGCGATGGGAAGTGATCTTCTCGCTCGCCCTCCCCGCATTCGTCGGCCTCGCTCTCGCGCTGCGCAAGCACGGTGTGGCACTCGCCGCCGCGTGCTGCGGCCTCACCGTGCTCGGCCGTGTCCTCCAGATCGATGCGCTGGTCTACCTTCCGGTGTTCATGCTCGGCACCGTGATGGCCCTGAACCTCGAACGGATCCTCGAATGGAGCGCGCGAGTTCAGCGCCCCTGGCTGTGGCCGGCGCTTGCGGCGCTCGCGGGTCTGCTGATGATCGCGAGCCAGCTCGCCCAGCCGCTGTTCGGCGCGGAATCGCTCGGCAACGAGCTCCTGTGGGGCCTCGCCGGCATCGGCGCGGCGATCGTGATCCTGCTCGGCATCGCCTGGCCGCGGCTGCGAGCCAAGCTCGAATCGCGCCCCATCCAGTGGCTCGGCCGCATCTCGTTCAGCCTGTACCTCGTGCACGCTCCGATCCTCGGAACCCTCGGGTTCCTCTTCGGCGACGGGTTCTGGTGGGCGGTCGGCCCCGTCGGAGTTCCGCTCAGCCTCGCGGTGGCGGCGCTCTTCCACCGCTGGGTCGAGTCGCCGACGCAGCGCCTCAGCCGCTTCGTCGGGCGCGGGGTGGCACGTGCGGCGGCCCCGGCCCGCCCGCGAACCACCGAACAGCCGGAACGCAGCTCGCGGGAGCGGCAGTACACCTGA